The following proteins are encoded in a genomic region of Leptospira ryugenii:
- a CDS encoding aspartate kinase, translating to MSGRIVVQKYGGTSVGDTTKIKNVANRIKKYHEQGNKVAVVVSAMGHTTDELVDLAEQISTNPPKREMDMLLSTGEQVSIALLAIALNEIGVPAQSFTGSQVKILTDGNFSNAKIEMIDRTRIDEAFNKGKVVIVAGFQGIDKDENIVTLGRGGSDTSAVALAAALGADECEIYTDVDGVYTADPRKIPSAKMHKQITYEEMLELASLGAGVLHSRSVELGMNYNVVIHVRSSFHEKPGTLVMSEEKIMEKMKVSGVTSKGDQVRITIADVKDKPGIAADLFTQLANKDVIVDVIVQSSPRDGINTISFTIAKKDTTVAKPIIEAYAKTNGNGTAEIDENIAIVSAVGVGMKSHVGVAAKMFQALADNKINIEMISTSEIKISCVIRQSESEAAVKALHAAFID from the coding sequence ATGTCTGGAAGAATAGTTGTACAAAAATACGGTGGAACCTCCGTAGGAGATACCACCAAAATTAAAAATGTTGCCAATCGGATCAAAAAGTACCATGAGCAAGGCAATAAGGTTGCCGTTGTTGTCTCGGCAATGGGACATACTACCGATGAACTGGTAGACTTGGCGGAGCAAATTTCCACAAATCCGCCCAAACGCGAAATGGACATGCTGCTGTCCACTGGGGAACAGGTTTCCATCGCTCTCCTTGCGATTGCTCTCAATGAAATCGGTGTTCCTGCCCAATCCTTTACAGGTTCTCAGGTAAAGATTCTGACCGATGGAAATTTTTCAAATGCAAAGATAGAAATGATTGATCGGACACGCATTGATGAAGCCTTTAACAAGGGAAAGGTGGTGATTGTAGCAGGTTTCCAAGGGATAGACAAAGATGAAAATATTGTAACCTTGGGACGCGGGGGAAGTGACACTTCAGCTGTGGCTCTAGCGGCTGCCTTAGGGGCAGATGAATGTGAAATTTACACGGATGTCGATGGAGTATATACAGCAGACCCTAGAAAAATCCCAAGTGCAAAGATGCACAAACAAATTACATATGAAGAAATGTTAGAACTAGCGTCACTTGGTGCTGGTGTATTGCATTCTAGAAGTGTTGAATTAGGGATGAATTACAACGTTGTAATTCATGTTCGTTCCAGCTTTCACGAAAAGCCAGGAACACTTGTTATGAGTGAGGAAAAAATAATGGAAAAGATGAAGGTTAGTGGTGTCACTTCGAAAGGTGACCAAGTACGGATTACAATTGCGGATGTGAAAGATAAACCTGGCATTGCAGCTGATCTATTTACGCAATTAGCTAATAAAGATGTGATTGTTGATGTAATTGTTCAATCTTCTCCAAGAGATGGTATCAATACCATTTCGTTCACGATTGCCAAAAAAGATACTACGGTAGCGAAACCAATCATCGAAGCCTATGCTAAAACAAACGGGAATGGAACTGCCGAAATCGATGAAAATATCGCAATCGTATCTGCAGTTGGCGTTGGGATGAAATCTCACGTTGGCGTAGCAGCAAAAATGTTCCAGGCATTAGCCGACAATAAAATCAATATCGAGATGATTTCAACATCAGAAATCAAAATCTCTTGTGTGATTAGACAAAGTGAATCGGAAGCGGCAGTTAAAGCGCTTCATGCTGCTTTCATCGATTAA
- a CDS encoding putative peptidyl-prolyl cis-trans isomerase → MKIRAISFIFLLVALNLPLVGYETLNQVVAIVGNIAISQSDFEKGAEKYKMLSRFVPSTRKKGSLHSQILDFLIDRAVVDIAADEESIQVNEKRIESEIQKRMEAQGITDMEYFKKAVSQQFNMPYELWLEELPFQIKKAQLLQIKISPPLPSEQEVQNWYNKNKAKVGFEYKFRELIFSPTNTSIEEESKVFQELNEIRSKSMADPSFFKLVASGPRNESRNRANGGLVNWIPTFELYKTHPTTASVLAQVQQGKVSEVFRDERKRYCLVFVEGMRPTPLDAVRKGIQGLLFRDKEQVHFEEWVANTRKTTSITIFDPIYIKENSISNPEEKYSQEAP, encoded by the coding sequence ATGAAGATTCGAGCTATTTCATTCATTTTTTTGTTAGTAGCTTTGAATCTTCCCTTGGTCGGTTATGAAACCTTAAACCAAGTTGTTGCCATTGTTGGAAACATTGCTATTTCCCAATCCGATTTTGAGAAAGGTGCCGAGAAATATAAAATGTTATCTCGCTTCGTGCCGTCCACGAGAAAGAAAGGCTCATTGCATTCTCAAATCTTAGATTTTTTGATTGATAGAGCCGTTGTCGACATTGCTGCAGATGAAGAATCTATACAGGTCAATGAAAAGCGTATCGAGTCAGAAATCCAGAAACGTATGGAAGCCCAAGGAATTACGGACATGGAGTACTTCAAAAAAGCAGTTTCTCAACAGTTTAATATGCCTTATGAACTATGGCTCGAAGAATTACCGTTCCAAATCAAAAAAGCTCAACTTCTCCAAATAAAAATCTCTCCTCCTCTACCTTCCGAACAAGAAGTACAAAATTGGTACAACAAAAATAAAGCGAAGGTAGGCTTTGAGTACAAATTCAGAGAACTCATCTTCTCACCTACAAACACCTCGATCGAGGAAGAAAGTAAAGTTTTCCAGGAGCTAAATGAGATCCGAAGCAAATCGATGGCTGATCCTTCTTTTTTTAAACTGGTAGCATCAGGCCCAAGAAACGAAAGCAGAAACCGTGCGAACGGTGGTCTTGTCAATTGGATCCCCACCTTCGAATTGTACAAAACGCATCCTACGACAGCATCCGTACTTGCACAGGTGCAACAAGGCAAAGTGTCTGAGGTGTTTCGTGATGAGAGAAAACGATACTGTTTGGTGTTTGTTGAAGGAATGAGACCCACACCTTTGGATGCCGTTCGAAAAGGAATCCAAGGATTATTGTTCCGAGACAAGGAACAAGTGCACTTTGAAGAATGGGTAGCCAATACCAGAAAGACCACCTCTATCACAATTTTCGATCCTATTTACATTAAGGAAAACAGTATTTCCAATCCTGAAGAGAAATACTCACAAGAAGCGCCATGA
- a CDS encoding spiro-SPASM protein, with the protein MKKTDYLPSLTAVYLDPSSSKFLYQTLTEDLWDIMIKKIDHCYPNIKIIVGLDKDLFSKFQSSNFPFLNRLELENVETELEFLRKIGGKLPPSKWNDPDWDEVNFLYLKGLTPLLDVDLMKESFSRHKKFFSQYSYSENLPEGIIPTIITREFLSSLPEAVSSDVHSFFLKNINQYDVDIFFVAPDLRQFRLDFRVNQQRNFQIIQSLLSVDQNLSYRDILPKIKENPKIFRIAPSFIEWEIYRGCELNCTFCPRQLIEKDSDNQHISVNEAKLIVSKLNQNIHTSFSICLGGNGEPLLHPQLFEITNEILESSQLNELMIETALYKNVESLFQWLGSLSEEKKKKLSFIVNLSTLNKEVYASLYGKDLYDTVLGNLLKLKDLVPKDSLYVQMIKMVEVGDEVDSYFTFFEKQQINVILQKYNTFAHKLKERRVSDLTPIHREFCWHLNRDLSIDVRGNVNLCKQEWKHQLGNLIHDSFGEIWERGDAHFHNSLIGKHESIPAPCLNCDEWYTFNA; encoded by the coding sequence ATGAAGAAAACTGATTATTTGCCTTCTTTAACGGCTGTTTATTTAGATCCGAGTTCCTCTAAATTCCTTTATCAAACTCTCACAGAAGATCTTTGGGACATTATGATCAAAAAAATAGATCACTGTTACCCAAATATTAAGATCATTGTTGGTCTTGACAAAGATCTATTTTCCAAGTTCCAATCATCCAATTTCCCATTCTTAAATCGGCTTGAGTTGGAAAATGTAGAGACTGAACTAGAGTTTTTAAGAAAGATTGGCGGAAAATTGCCACCTTCTAAATGGAATGATCCTGATTGGGATGAAGTAAATTTTTTATATTTAAAAGGACTAACACCCCTACTCGATGTAGATTTGATGAAGGAGTCTTTTTCTCGACATAAAAAATTCTTTAGCCAATATTCTTATAGTGAGAATCTTCCGGAAGGAATCATTCCCACTATCATTACTAGAGAGTTTCTCTCGAGTTTGCCTGAGGCAGTTTCTAGTGATGTGCATTCTTTTTTCTTAAAGAATATAAACCAATACGATGTAGATATATTTTTTGTAGCACCTGATCTCCGACAATTTCGACTAGATTTTCGGGTGAATCAGCAGCGGAACTTTCAAATCATACAGTCCCTTCTATCGGTAGATCAAAATCTTTCCTATCGTGATATTCTTCCCAAAATCAAAGAAAATCCGAAGATATTTAGGATTGCTCCTTCGTTTATCGAATGGGAAATATATCGCGGGTGTGAATTGAATTGTACATTTTGTCCAAGGCAATTGATAGAAAAAGACTCTGATAACCAGCACATAAGCGTAAATGAAGCAAAACTAATTGTCTCCAAATTAAACCAAAACATCCACACTTCCTTTAGCATTTGTTTGGGAGGAAATGGTGAACCACTCCTCCACCCTCAACTTTTTGAGATAACGAATGAAATCCTAGAATCAAGTCAACTGAATGAATTGATGATAGAGACTGCTCTGTATAAAAATGTTGAGTCATTATTCCAATGGTTAGGATCTCTTAGCGAAGAGAAAAAGAAAAAGCTGTCCTTTATAGTGAATCTTAGTACCTTAAATAAAGAAGTTTATGCATCTTTATATGGAAAAGATTTATATGACACTGTCCTAGGCAATCTGCTAAAGCTTAAAGATCTTGTTCCTAAAGATTCTTTGTATGTGCAAATGATAAAGATGGTTGAGGTAGGCGATGAAGTAGATTCATACTTTACCTTTTTTGAAAAACAACAAATCAATGTCATCCTTCAGAAATACAATACATTTGCTCATAAACTAAAAGAGCGGCGTGTCAGCGATTTAACTCCTATTCACAGAGAATTTTGTTGGCATTTAAATAGAGATCTCTCCATTGATGTGAGAGGGAATGTAAATCTTTGTAAACAAGAGTGGAAACACCAGCTTGGCAACTTAATCCATGATTCGTTTGGTGAAATTTGGGAACGAGGCGATGCTCATTTTCACAACTCATTGATTGGAAAACATGAATCGATACCGGCACCATGCTTAAACTGTGATGAGTGGTATACGTTCAACGCCTGA